The stretch of DNA GGCCATGTGGTTGAGAAGCTGGGTGCGAATCACACAGCGTATGCTCGTGGGCCATTCAGACGGACATCTGCCTCAGCGCGCCATTTTAGGGAAAACACATCCCCCTCCTGATTTCACTCCCGGTTGACGCCTCATTCTGGTTTCGATTACCCCTGCGCATTCATCACGCGTAGGAGGAACTCCTGAGACATTTTCCCCTTGTTCTAGGCCAATGTAGTAGCTATCCTGCGCACGTTCGTCCTTAATAACATCGGTGCCCGAAAGGCCTTCTACGCTGAGGGTCGTTGGTTCGATTCCAACCGGGCGCACCATTGTCCATTCTGCTCCTGATATGACGCTGTTACGTCGGTCTCGCATCGCCCTTATCCTGCTCTGTGGCGCCGTTGCCTTTTATGCCATCCTGGGGTTCTTCGTGGCGCCCTATGCCATCAAGACCTACGCGATTCCTGCCTTGTCCGAGCGTCTTCGGCATCCTGTGGTGCTGGATGATATCCAGATCAACCCGTTTACCTTTTCGTTGACGCTCACGGCATTCGAGATTCGGGAACCTGATCAGACGCCGATGCTCGGATTTCAGGAACTCTTCGTCAATTTCGAAGGGACTTCGCTGGTACGTTCCGCGTACATCTTCGATGAAATCCGCCTGACCCTTCCATTTGGCCTTGTGCATATCCAGCCAGACGGGAAATTGAATTTGCTCGAGCTTGTGCCGCCGGCTCACGAGTCGCCGGCAGAGCCTGCCGCGCCACCACCCGACAGTCACACGGAGAAGGCACCGCTCCCGCCGGTAGAGATCCGCACGCTGAGTATCCGGCAGGGAGTGATCGAGTATCGCGACGATTCGACGCGCACACCGGTGACGATCGATGTGGTGCCGATTGAAATCACGCTGCGTAGTTTTGGGACTCGGCGCGGCGGCGAAGACGCCTATGTGTTCTCGGCTGAGTTCGATGAAGGGGAAAGTGTCACCTGGGAAGGAACGGTCCATTTTGATCCCTTGGAATCAGACGGGCGCGTGTCCCTTTCCAACATCAAGTTGAAGACCTTTTGGCCCAGTCTTCGCGATCGGTTTCGATTCGATATTCTGAGCGGGGCCGTGGGTATCGACGCGCGATATCATTTCGATCAGAAAAGTGCGCCGCTGAATCTGCAGGTGACGGACGGCAAATTCGTGTTGTCGGATTTCCGATTGTCGGCAGCAGGCGACCGCGATCCGGTCCTCGTCGTGCCGAGCTTCGTGCTCGACTCGATTCGCATGGATCTGCCGAAACAGGAAGTCGGTATTGGAACGGTCCGTTTGACGGGCGCTGAAATCCGCACCTGGTTGGCTGAGGACGGGGCGGTGAATTTTACGTCGCTGTTCGCCCCCGTTGCCCCCTCCCAGGAGAGGCCGGCAGAGCCTAAACGACCGGCGGCGGAGCCGGAGCATCCCTGGTCTGTGGATGTGCAGGCCATTCAGGTGGAGAAGACGCAGGTGGCCTTTGAGGATCGTCGTCTGAAGACGCCAGTGCAGTTGGCGTTTGACGATCTGCATCTGACCGTGCGCGGGCTTCATGTGCCGCTCAAGGGTTCACTGCCGGTGTCGGCCGGTTTCCGGTTCAATCAGCAGGGGACGTTCGAGAGTCAGGGCACGCTACAGTTGGATCCGCTGTCCACGACGCTGACGATGAAATTAGCGCATATTGGCCTGCGGCCGTTTCAGCCCTATCTTGATCGTACCATGCAGCTTGAGATTCGGGACGGGGAGTTAGAATTGGATGGGGAGCTCGCCTATCGCAGTCAACATGATACGGGCCCGATGCTTCGGTATACAGGTCAGGCCGGGTTGAATCGTCTGCATGTGGCCGACCGGGCGTCGGACAAGGAATTTCTTGGCTGGACCGCGTTGGGATTGAATAAGGTCGCACTCGATGTGTCGCCGACGGCGGTTAAAATCGGCGAGATCGTCTGGAGCGATCCATCGATTCGCCTCGTGACGGCTCACGACGGGACCATGAATCTCTCGCGCGTCCTGCAGGCTCCCAAGGATGCGCAGACGCAGGCATCGCCACCCGCTCCGGCGCCGAAGCCGGCTGAGACGGGCGCTCCCAAGCAGGCTTCGGGGCCTACTCCCATCGAGGTGAATGTCGTCCGACTCTCCAAGTTGTCCGCCACCTTCGTCGATGAATCGATCACCCCGATCGTCACGACCGGGATTCAAGGCCTCAGCGGCACCATCAAGGGATTGTCCTCCAAGCAGGTCGCCAAGGCTGAGGTGGCGTTGACCGGGACCGTGGACGAGGTCGCTCCGCTGAAGATTCAGGGGCACATTAATCCGTTGAGCGGGGATATGTTCACACGCCTGACCTTGCTGTTTCAGGGGGTGGATTTAACGGCGGTGTCGCCCTACGCGGGTAAGTACGTCGGGTATCCGATCACGAAGGGCAAGCTGTCGCTCAATCTGATGTATCAAGTCTCCAAGCAACAATTGATCGGAGAAAACAAGGTGCTGGTCGACCAGCTCACATTCGGCGAGCACACCGACAGTCCGGATGCCACCAGCCTGCCGGTTCGTCTGGCCGTGGGCTTGTTGAAGGACCGACAAGGCCGGATCGATATCGATATGCCGGTGCGCGGGGACTTGAACGAACCGGATTTTCACTACGGACGGGTGGTGCTGAATGCGTTGGGCAATCTGATTACCAAGGCGGCGATCTCTCCGTTCTCGGCGTTGGAGGGACTTGTCGAGGGGAATGGGAAGGATTTGCAGTTCGTCGAGTTCCAGGCCGGCCGTGAGACCGTGGACAGCGGCGAACAGCGCAAGATTGAATCCGTCGCCAAGGCCTTGCAAGAGCGCCCGGCGCTCCGAATCGACGTGACGGGCATTGCGGATCCTATCAAGGACCGGGAGGCGCTTGCCCTGCAGCATATTGCGGCCGAGGTGCAGCGCCGGTTTACTCAGGGCGGGACTAAGAATATGCAAGCCGTGCCGTCGCCTGCACGTGAGTTTGAACTGTTGAGTGATCTCTATGCGGAAAAGTTGGGAAAACA from Nitrospira sp. encodes:
- a CDS encoding DUF748 domain-containing protein, whose translation is MTLLRRSRIALILLCGAVAFYAILGFFVAPYAIKTYAIPALSERLRHPVVLDDIQINPFTFSLTLTAFEIREPDQTPMLGFQELFVNFEGTSLVRSAYIFDEIRLTLPFGLVHIQPDGKLNLLELVPPAHESPAEPAAPPPDSHTEKAPLPPVEIRTLSIRQGVIEYRDDSTRTPVTIDVVPIEITLRSFGTRRGGEDAYVFSAEFDEGESVTWEGTVHFDPLESDGRVSLSNIKLKTFWPSLRDRFRFDILSGAVGIDARYHFDQKSAPLNLQVTDGKFVLSDFRLSAAGDRDPVLVVPSFVLDSIRMDLPKQEVGIGTVRLTGAEIRTWLAEDGAVNFTSLFAPVAPSQERPAEPKRPAAEPEHPWSVDVQAIQVEKTQVAFEDRRLKTPVQLAFDDLHLTVRGLHVPLKGSLPVSAGFRFNQQGTFESQGTLQLDPLSTTLTMKLAHIGLRPFQPYLDRTMQLEIRDGELELDGELAYRSQHDTGPMLRYTGQAGLNRLHVADRASDKEFLGWTALGLNKVALDVSPTAVKIGEIVWSDPSIRLVTAHDGTMNLSRVLQAPKDAQTQASPPAPAPKPAETGAPKQASGPTPIEVNVVRLSKLSATFVDESITPIVTTGIQGLSGTIKGLSSKQVAKAEVALTGTVDEVAPLKIQGHINPLSGDMFTRLTLLFQGVDLTAVSPYAGKYVGYPITKGKLSLNLMYQVSKQQLIGENKVLVDQLTFGEHTDSPDATSLPVRLAVGLLKDRQGRIDIDMPVRGDLNEPDFHYGRVVLNALGNLITKAAISPFSALEGLVEGNGKDLQFVEFQAGRETVDSGEQRKIESVAKALQERPALRIDVTGIADPIKDREALALQHIAAEVQRRFTQGGTKNMQAVPSPAREFELLSDLYAEKLGKQPTKREELPGGKVVELVLTADELRQQLFPAMTVEDSELRLLAQARAKVVREQLIQQGGLSEERVFLVEAELAPSEGTQIRVRLNLTGS